Below is a window of Euzebyales bacterium DNA.
GGTCGGACGTGTACGCGTCACCGCGATGGCGGATCGCCACGACCCGCACCGCCGATTCGTCGCGGAGCTGGTAGATGATGCGGTACACGCCGACGCGGTAGGACCGCAGACCGGTCAGCCGACCCCGCAGCGGATGCCCGACCATCGGGTCGCGCTCGAGCTCGCCGAGCGCGTCGAGCACGGCCTCTGCCACCAGGTGGTCCAGCTCCTTGTGCGCAGCGCTGGCCACTCGCGCCACGACGACCCGCGCCATCTACGACGCGGAGCGGCGCGCGAGATCCTTACGGACCTGGTCGAGCGTGACCACGTCGCCGGAAGCAATGTCGTCCAGCCCCCGACGGATCGCCTCGAGCGTGTCCTCGTCGGACAGGATGTCCGCGGTCTCCTCGAGCGCCTCGTACTCGTCGACGGGCACCAGCACCGCCGACGGCCGCCCGTGACGGGTGATCGTCACATGCTCCCGGCGATGCGCGACCTCGTCCAGCAGTTCAGCAAGTCGCGCCCGCAGCTCCCGAACCGGCACTGTCTTCGACATGTCATCAGTGTACCTCTTCGTGTACACAACATGCCAAGGGCCTCACGACCACCCGCCGCCGGGCCGCCCCGCGACCCAGACGTGGTGGCGTGGGGTAGCCGGGCTGCCCGCTGGTTGGCTGACGGGCGGTATCGCGATCACACGTGTGGACCGCCACCGCCACCGCGACTGCGAGGTCGCGGTGGCGGCTCGCGCGGTCAGGCGTAGGCGGTGCTTGTGCGGCAAGGGCGGGTCGTGGTGTCGTCGAGCTCGATCTCGAGGACTGAACGGCGGGTGTGCTGGTCCGGGGTGACGCCGAGGCGTCGGAGGGTGGGCACGAGCAGTTCGGCGGTGAACCGGTCGGCGTGGGCCTTGGACTCCCAGACGGAGATGACGCACATGCCGTCCGGGCCGATGCCGGCGTAGGTTGCGATGAGGCCGTCGATGGGGTCGTCGCCGAGCTCGCGCTCGAGCGTGTGGTGCCAGCTGACGTCGACACCGTGGTTCTGGCTGACCATTGCGTAGGACATGGCTGCTGCCTTTCGGTCCTGGTGGCCGATCGCCACCACCACCACGTGCCTGCTGACCGTAGGCACCACCAGCGCGGCGGGCGTCGGGGGCAGTACTCAGCTCGCTACTCAACCGGGCTCGGCGAGCGCGTGGCGACCCACGCGGCGAGTTGAGTGCGATTGCTGAGCCCCAGCTTGGTCAGGATGTGCTGCACGTGGTTCTCGGCGGTGCGTTCCGACAGCACGAGCGTCTCGGCGATCTGCCGGTTCGTCAGGCCACGCGCGACCAGCTGTGCGACCTGGGTCTCGCGGGGACTCAGCCCCGACCGTTCGGACCGATCACGGCGCACACCGGGGCGGAGTCGCTGCACTCGCGCAGCGAACGGTGTCATGCCAAGCTCGGTTGCGGTCAGGTCGGCCTCGTCGAGCAGCGTCTGTGCATGTTGGAGATCGCCGGGACCAGCGCGTCGGGTGA
It encodes the following:
- a CDS encoding type II toxin-antitoxin system RelE/ParE family toxin, which encodes MARVVVARVASAAHKELDHLVAEAVLDALGELERDPMVGHPLRGRLTGLRSYRVGVYRIIYQLRDESAVRVVAIRHRGDAYTSD
- a CDS encoding type II toxin-antitoxin system Phd/YefM family antitoxin, with protein sequence MSKTVPVRELRARLAELLDEVAHRREHVTITRHGRPSAVLVPVDEYEALEETADILSDEDTLEAIRRGLDDIASGDVVTLDQVRKDLARRSAS